AGGAAATTCTTAAGGAAGCAGTTGACATACTAAACTATCCTCCTCAAGTCTTCGAATTTTTAAAGAAGCCAATGAGATTTTTGGAAGTGAGTATTCCTATTCGCATGGATAATGGGCAAACAGAGATTTTTCAAGGCTACCGGGCACAGCATAATGATGCTGCAGGACCGACTAAGGGAGGTATTCGCTTCCATCCAGATGTTACGCCAGAAGAAGTAAAAGCACTTGCAGGCTGGATGAGTTTAAAATGCGGCATTACGGACCTTCCATATGGAGGGGCAAAAGGAGGAATTGTCTGTGACCCGCGGGAAATGAGTTTAGATGAGCTAGAACGCTTAAGCCGGGGGTATGTAAGAGCAGTCAGCCAAATAGTCGGACCGACGAAAGATATTCCGGCACCTGATATGTATACCAATTCGCAAATCATGGCATGGATGCTCGATGAGTATGACCATATCCGTGAATTCGATTCGCCGGGCTTTATTACCGGGAAACCGATCGCTTTAGGAGGATCCAAAGGTAGGGAAACAGCTACTTCGAAAGGTGTACTATATACCCTTCAAATGGTATGCGAATTGAAGAGCATTCCGTTAACGGATATGCGAGTCATTATTCAAGGCTTTGGAAATGTAGGCAGTTACTTGGCTCATTATTTATATGACCTCGGGGCAAAGGTAATTGGGATTGGTGACGCACTTGGTGGTTTATATGACGAAAATGGCTTGGATATCCCCTATCTCCTAGAAAATAGAGACTCTTTCGGTATCATAACAAATCGCCCTGCTATCAGTATCACCAATCAAGAACTGCTAGAAAAAGAATGTGATGTCCTGATTCCAGCAGCCATTTCAGGCGTAATCAACAAGCAAAATGCGAGCAGGCTTAATTGTAATATTGTGATTGAAGCAGCTAATGGACCTACAACCAAAGAAGCTCTAAAAATTTTGGATGAGCGAGAAATTCTTGTTGTTCCTGATATTCTGGCAAATTCAGGTGGTGTCATTGTTTCCTATTTTGAGTGGTGCCAAAACAACCAAGGCTATTATTGGACAGAGGAAATGGTGGATACTCGATTGAAGGAAAAAATAATAGACAGCTATAAGAATGTGTATAACACCTCCATAAAGTATGGAGTGAATATGAAAATTGCTGCTTATATTGAGGGAGTTAAAAAATTGGCAGAAACCTCAAGGTTAAGGGGTTGGTTAAAATATTAATAATGTAAAGGGGGAAGAGGAAATGAAGCTTGATATTCTGTCTGAACAAAAAGATCAACAGCTACTACATTACTTTTGTCTTATATCAAAAAACCACCGCTACGATTTGGCCATTGGTTATTCGAGTCATTTTTATGGAAAGGCAATGGTCACTTCGATGCAAACAGGGAATATGGTTTTACTTTGCCAGGAGGATACCTATAATCCCCATTATTGGGCTGATCGTCTAGGAATTGAAGAAGAGGATATTACAGAATTTCAAGATTTTTTTGGCCTGGTATTACAATCAGGGCCCTTTCAGGAACAATACTAGCAAAAAAAAAGGGGAGTGATACGATGTATTTTGGAGTGGTACTTAGTCCATGTCATGGGGTTGTTGAAAAAGTTTCAATACAAAGTGAAACACGGATATATGAATGGGAACCATTATTTCAAATAAAAACGGCTGAAGGCAATATTCAAATGATTCAAACAGGTTTAAGCGGTGAGGTAGAATCACTGGAGGTTCAGGAAGGGGACCAAGTTATTCCCGGCATGGTCCTTGCCTTTATAAAAGAAGATTTATTTGTAACGGGCAGTGATTAAATACAAAGAAAGAAGATGGATACTGCATCTTCTTTTTTTCTATTTAAAAAATTCGAAATAGTGATAATATAAGAGTGGAAAGGGGGATAATAAGATGTTTTCCGTCGCAAAAGATAAGATTAAGCCAATAATATCTATCACTATAGGTGATGAAGTTGTATTGAAATCGACTTTAAGCCAATGCAAAGAACCCTTTATATTCTTAAAAAAACAAGGTCAATTATTTGCCTATGCAACAATCAATCATCCATTACTCGAGCTGCTTGAAAGCAAAAATTATTCCATAGAGGCTTTGTTAAATCAGGCCAAGTCTATTAAAAGTATTTGTTTCCTAAGCAATAATATTTCTTTCCCCTCCTTGTTCCAGATTATTGGTGAACCTTTCGCGATCATAATAGGTGACGATGGTGAACCAATAGGATACATACGAAGAGAAGATGTTTTGGCTGAACTTTTTAAACAAGAAAATAAAAGTGTAGATTTATTGAAAATCCTTCTTACCTCAATACCTATGGGGATTTTTGTATTAGATAAGGAGAAACAAATCATTAATTGCAACGAATCAGGGTTAACAATGATTAAATCTACTATTGAACAGGTGCTTAATTATCCAGGGGGAACTATTTTTAGCGCTCAACAGATTAACAACGTATTTGCTACAGGAAAAACGATTTTAAATCATCTAGAAATAACGAATGACACGGGAGTTCTCGTCGATTATTGTCCTATTTTATCCGATTCTCATGCAGTTGAAGGGATGATCATAGTTGTTCAGGATCTGCCAATGGTCGAGGATATGGCCAACGAAATAGAATATATTAAAGATTTGAATAGAGATTTGAATGCGATATTGTCGAGTATTTATGATGAAATTCTTGTGGTAAATGCCATAGGGGAATTAATTAGATACAGTGACAACATTATTCAAGATTTCTGGAAGGTAGATCTTAAAGAGTTGATTGGAAAAAATATCCTCGAACTTGAGGATCAGGGACTTTTTACACCATCAGTAACAAGATTAGTAATCGAAAAAAGAAAAAAAGTTTCGGTCGTCCAGGAAACAAAATCAGGCAGAAAAATTCTTGCCGTTGGTAATCCTGTCTTTAATGAAAAAAATGAGCTGGACCGGATTATCATTGCCTCAAGGGATATTACGGAAACTACGCGATTAAAAAGTGAACTCCAAGAAATACGGAAAATAACGGAACAATATAAAAAAGAATTAGATGATTTTAAAAGTAAAGATCGCTTTTTAAAAAAGCTCATTTATTGCAGTCCTAAAATGGAAAAGATTATGAATCAGGTAAAGAAAATTGCAGACTTTTCTTCGACAGTCCTCCTTAATGGTGAATCGGGTGTGGGTAAAGAAGTAATTGCTCAAGCAATCCACCAATTAGGGAAACGCTCTGGAAAGCCATTTCTTAAACTGAATTGTGGGGCGATTCCTGAAAATCTCTTAGAAAGTGAATTGTATGGGTACGCTAAGGGGTCGTTTACAGGTGCCGATAAAAACGGAAAAGAAGGTTATTTTAAACAAGCGGATGGCGGAATATTGTTTCTAGATGAAATCGGTGAAATGCCGCTGCATCTTCAAGTAAAGCTTTTGCGTGTTCTTCAAGAGCAAGAGGTTATTCCGATTGGCAGTACAGTGCCTATTAAGGTGAATGTCCAGATTATTGCTGCCACCAATAAAAGGCTTGAAAAAATGGTGGAGACTGGGACTTTCCGAGAAGACTTATTCTACCGTTTAAATGTTATTCCGATTCAGATTCCGCCGCTCAGGGAACGGACTGAGGATATCTCGTTACTCGCCTTTCATTTTTTACAGCAGCTGAATGAAAAGTATGATCGAAATTATCATTTAACACCAGATGCAATTAATGTGCTTGAATTTTATTCGTGGCCAGGTAATGTTCGTGAATTACAAAATATTATTGAAAGATTAGTGGTTACTGCTGATCATCCTGCCATTGATGCTGAGTTTGTCAGCCAGTTTTTATCACTGGGATTTGATAATAAAAAGATAAAGCCTATGATTACTAGAGTTATTCCTCTACAAGAGGCGATTGAACATGTAGAGGAGCAGCTGATTGTTCTGGCTATGAACCAATACAAGACAACCACAAAGGCTGCAAAAGCATTAGGAATCAGCCAATCCTCAGTTAGCAGGAAGTATCAAAAAATACTAAATGAGAAAAATATTAAAATTGAAAACTTATCTTCCATATAAATTAAAGCTGTTTCAGAATACATTCTGAAGCAGCTTTTTTATCTATGCAAAAATAAATACAGTTATGCAATTTTGAATAACTATAAATGTTTTTTGGGGTAAACACACGATTATGGCCACTTTTCTTTTTTGGCACAGTTCTTGCAACTATAGATAGTAAGAGAGAATAAAGGAGGACTTGATAATGGTCGAGATTAAAAACCGCATTGCTAACCTTAAGATGTTTATTGATGGTGAATGGAAAGAGTCTGAAACTCTGGAAACACGTCCAGTTATTAATCCAGCAAATGGAGAAGTGATTTCATATTCCCCTGAAGGAACAGCTGTTGATGCACGAGCAGCGATCTTTGCTGCTCGGAGGGCTTTCGAAGAAGGTATATGGTCAGGAATATCAGCCCAGGAGAGAGCCTCCTATTTATTTAAAATTGCTGACAAAATTGATGAGTATGCCGATGAGTTAACTCAGCTTGAAACGATGGATAATGGAAAAACATTAAGAGAAGCTGGATTTGATGTCGGTGATGCAGCAGCATGCTTCCGCTATTATGCAGGACTGATTACAAAGCCAGACGGCTATACCTATCACGTAGCCGACCCGATGCAGGCAATGGTTGTCCGCGAACCAGTTGGTGTCTGTGGCCTGATTACTCCATGGAATTACCCTCTTTTAATGAGTGTTTGGAAAATTGCGCCGGCTTTAGCCGCTGGAAATACAATCGTTTTTAAACCGTCAGAAGTAACACCGGTTACACCGAAGAAGCTTTTTGAAATATTTGAAGAAGTGGGACTGCCAAAAGGAGTTGCCAATATGGTAATGGGAGCCGGCCCTGTTGTTGGTCATGAAATTGCTTCCCACCCTGAAGTAGATATGATTTCGTTTACCGGTGGTACGAAAACAGGTAAACATATCATGAAAACAGCAGCGGACACAATGAAGAAGGTATCCTTAGAATTAGGAGGCAAATCACCCAATATTATTTTTGCGGATGCTGATTTTGAAACGGCAGTGGATTATGCACTATTTGGAATATTTTCTGGTTCAGGTCAAGTGTGCTCAGCAGGGTCGAGAATTCTAGTAGAAGAAAGTATTTATGATAAATTTGTTGAACGCTTTGTTGAAAGAGCGAAGAAGATTAAGGTTGGAGCAGGAGATGATCCAGTAACTGAGATGGGGCCGCTCGTAAGCGAGCAACATTTGGAAAAGATTTTACATTACATTGAGGTTGGTTTAGAGGAGGGTGCAACCATTGCTTGCGGCGGGAAGCGAATTGTAAGTAAAGGCTTAGAAAAGGGCTTTTTTGTTGAACCAACTGTGTTTATAAATGTAAAACCAGAAATGAAAATCGTTCAAGAAGAAATATTTGGACCTGTAGTTGTAATCCAGAAGTTTCAGGATGAAAGTGAAGCTGTAAAGCTTGCAAATAATACGATTTATGGACTTGCAGGCGCTGTTTTTTCAAATGACGGGGCAAAAGCATTAAGAGTAATTAAAAAGCTTCGTGCCGGAATTACTTGGGTAAATTCCTACCACCCAACCTATAATGAAGCACCATGGGGCGGATATAAGCAAAGTGGAATTGGACGGAGCCTTGGAACATTCGGGCTTGAGGAATTTCAAGAAATTAAACAAATCAATATTAATTTACAAGTAGAGCCAATTGGCTGGTTTTCCAACTAATAAATAATGAGGAGCGATCATATGAGTATCGATTTAACACGAGAGACAAAGACTGAGCAGAATCAACAAGTAAGCGAATACATTAATAAGGTTTTAAGTTTAATAGAAAAGGAGGAAGTTAATAAGGAAGAGGCGGCCTGGATTACAAAGGAAACGGTCGATGGATTCCGCGAACATGTTAACCCAGGATTTTTAACCTACCGTAAATCGGTAACAAAGGATGGACAATTTGCAGCAGTAGAATGGTCAGACAATGGTTCCTGCTTTAAGGATGTAAACGGCAAAGAATATATTGATTGTCTCGGCGGCTTCGGTATCTATAATGTTGGCCACCGTAATCCCAAGGTCGTAAAGGCAGTAACAGATCAACTGAAGCGTCAAGCTCTCCACAGCCAAGATCTGCTTGATCCATTGCGTGCAATGCTGGCGAAAATTTTAGCGGATATTACCCCTGGTGATTTGAAATATGCGTTTTTTACCAATAGCGGAACAGAAAGTGTTGAAGCAGCATTAAAGCTCGCGAAAATGTATAGTGATCGAACGACCTTTATTTCAACAACACGTGCTTTCCATGGCAAAAGTCTTGGGTCTTTATCTGGAACGGCCAAAGGAATGTTCCGTAAACCATTCCTGCCATTAATCCCTGGGTTCCGCCATGTACCATTTGGTGATATCGACATGATCAGAAAAACATTTGAAGTATGTGCGTCAGTCGGAGAAGATGTTGCTGCGGTGATCCTAGAGCCAATTCAGGGGGAAGGCGGAATTATCCTGCCTCCAGAGAATTACTTAAAACAGGTTCGCGAGCTATGTGACCAATATGGTTCTCTGTTAATTTTTGATGAGGTCCAAACGGGTATGGGACGGACTGGAAAAATGTTTGCAGCTGAATTATATGATGTGGTCCCGGATATTATCTGTCTAGCTAAAGCGTTTGGCGGCGGTGTTATGCCAGCAGGGGCGATTGTTGCTAGAGAAGAAGTATTTAAAAGCTGGTTCCCGAACCCATTTATGCATACAACGACATTTGGGGGCAATCCACTAGCATGTGCAGCTGCTATTGCCACTATTGGTGTTTTAATCGAGGAAAATTTACCAGAAAGGGCATTAGTAGTTGGCGAGTATTTCCTCAAAGAGCTAAAAGAAGCAGCGAAAGGACATGAAGACAAGGTCCTTGAAATTCGCGGCCAGGGA
This genomic stretch from Neobacillus niacini harbors:
- a CDS encoding sigma-54 interaction domain-containing protein, encoding MFSVAKDKIKPIISITIGDEVVLKSTLSQCKEPFIFLKKQGQLFAYATINHPLLELLESKNYSIEALLNQAKSIKSICFLSNNISFPSLFQIIGEPFAIIIGDDGEPIGYIRREDVLAELFKQENKSVDLLKILLTSIPMGIFVLDKEKQIINCNESGLTMIKSTIEQVLNYPGGTIFSAQQINNVFATGKTILNHLEITNDTGVLVDYCPILSDSHAVEGMIIVVQDLPMVEDMANEIEYIKDLNRDLNAILSSIYDEILVVNAIGELIRYSDNIIQDFWKVDLKELIGKNILELEDQGLFTPSVTRLVIEKRKKVSVVQETKSGRKILAVGNPVFNEKNELDRIIIASRDITETTRLKSELQEIRKITEQYKKELDDFKSKDRFLKKLIYCSPKMEKIMNQVKKIADFSSTVLLNGESGVGKEVIAQAIHQLGKRSGKPFLKLNCGAIPENLLESELYGYAKGSFTGADKNGKEGYFKQADGGILFLDEIGEMPLHLQVKLLRVLQEQEVIPIGSTVPIKVNVQIIAATNKRLEKMVETGTFREDLFYRLNVIPIQIPPLRERTEDISLLAFHFLQQLNEKYDRNYHLTPDAINVLEFYSWPGNVRELQNIIERLVVTADHPAIDAEFVSQFLSLGFDNKKIKPMITRVIPLQEAIEHVEEQLIVLAMNQYKTTTKAAKALGISQSSVSRKYQKILNEKNIKIENLSSI
- a CDS encoding SAV0927 family protein, which gives rise to MKLDILSEQKDQQLLHYFCLISKNHRYDLAIGYSSHFYGKAMVTSMQTGNMVLLCQEDTYNPHYWADRLGIEEEDITEFQDFFGLVLQSGPFQEQY
- a CDS encoding putrescine aminotransferase; amino-acid sequence: MSIDLTRETKTEQNQQVSEYINKVLSLIEKEEVNKEEAAWITKETVDGFREHVNPGFLTYRKSVTKDGQFAAVEWSDNGSCFKDVNGKEYIDCLGGFGIYNVGHRNPKVVKAVTDQLKRQALHSQDLLDPLRAMLAKILADITPGDLKYAFFTNSGTESVEAALKLAKMYSDRTTFISTTRAFHGKSLGSLSGTAKGMFRKPFLPLIPGFRHVPFGDIDMIRKTFEVCASVGEDVAAVILEPIQGEGGIILPPENYLKQVRELCDQYGSLLIFDEVQTGMGRTGKMFAAELYDVVPDIICLAKAFGGGVMPAGAIVAREEVFKSWFPNPFMHTTTFGGNPLACAAAIATIGVLIEENLPERALVVGEYFLKELKEAAKGHEDKVLEIRGQGLMIGIEFHKDEIGYEVSKGMFDRGILVAGTLINSKTIRIEPALTIGYEEVDKVISTFKEVLSLVKA
- a CDS encoding aldehyde dehydrogenase family protein, whose protein sequence is MANLKMFIDGEWKESETLETRPVINPANGEVISYSPEGTAVDARAAIFAARRAFEEGIWSGISAQERASYLFKIADKIDEYADELTQLETMDNGKTLREAGFDVGDAAACFRYYAGLITKPDGYTYHVADPMQAMVVREPVGVCGLITPWNYPLLMSVWKIAPALAAGNTIVFKPSEVTPVTPKKLFEIFEEVGLPKGVANMVMGAGPVVGHEIASHPEVDMISFTGGTKTGKHIMKTAADTMKKVSLELGGKSPNIIFADADFETAVDYALFGIFSGSGQVCSAGSRILVEESIYDKFVERFVERAKKIKVGAGDDPVTEMGPLVSEQHLEKILHYIEVGLEEGATIACGGKRIVSKGLEKGFFVEPTVFINVKPEMKIVQEEIFGPVVVIQKFQDESEAVKLANNTIYGLAGAVFSNDGAKALRVIKKLRAGITWVNSYHPTYNEAPWGGYKQSGIGRSLGTFGLEEFQEIKQININLQVEPIGWFSN
- a CDS encoding Glu/Leu/Phe/Val family dehydrogenase yields the protein MTIESLDLKKNENEGVKEKDNSLTEFQEILKEAVDILNYPPQVFEFLKKPMRFLEVSIPIRMDNGQTEIFQGYRAQHNDAAGPTKGGIRFHPDVTPEEVKALAGWMSLKCGITDLPYGGAKGGIVCDPREMSLDELERLSRGYVRAVSQIVGPTKDIPAPDMYTNSQIMAWMLDEYDHIREFDSPGFITGKPIALGGSKGRETATSKGVLYTLQMVCELKSIPLTDMRVIIQGFGNVGSYLAHYLYDLGAKVIGIGDALGGLYDENGLDIPYLLENRDSFGIITNRPAISITNQELLEKECDVLIPAAISGVINKQNASRLNCNIVIEAANGPTTKEALKILDEREILVVPDILANSGGVIVSYFEWCQNNQGYYWTEEMVDTRLKEKIIDSYKNVYNTSIKYGVNMKIAAYIEGVKKLAETSRLRGWLKY